Proteins encoded by one window of Arachis ipaensis cultivar K30076 chromosome B04, Araip1.1, whole genome shotgun sequence:
- the LOC107635796 gene encoding uncharacterized protein LOC107635796: MVLKPNWIGRFNRNNRNRLPKITQKPVEESPLFAVASPPPSSSQPTAIATASRSHSSNDVDHRNHHRVLFRCGARLLFRRRYSPPMEQSQSNHSHKIMLFKILKLDYARLSTNFEKCLGLGLARWIIDARISFNAIQSSYFQPALDGVAAIGPGFKGPSYDEMRVHLLADLKKECQLLVEGYRSSWKSTGCTLMADGWTDQRQRTLNNFLVYYPAGMSFVKSVDASDMIKTVDTLFKLFAEVIEWVGSSNIVHVVTDNATNYVSAGKLIHEKYPNIFWSPCAVHCINLILKDIASIPHIADIASHASKVTAIYDHKEDLQSLVVDKYFTSHKLFKSVNGKMVSSIILDSKFWEDCITTVMLVGPLIKLLRLVDADEKLSLGIVYEGMQRVKIAIKTMFRNRKFAYTPYTSILKMRWDKHLKRDLHAAAYFLNPDFFYSEGFVEKPNILKSLLDLFDIETLCDDSVAAMQEIQFY; this comes from the exons ATGGTCCTGAAACCGAATTGGATCGGCCGGTTCAATCGAAATAATCGGAACCGATTACCTA AAATCACCCAGAAGCCAGTAGAGGAATCTCCCCTCTTCGCAGTCGCATCGCCACCACCATCCTCCTCGCAGCCCACCGCCATCGCCACCGCATCCCGCAGCCACAGCAGCAACGACGTTGACCACCGCAACCACCACCGCGTCCTATTTCGTTGCGGAGCTCGCCTCCTCTTTCGTCGCCGTTACTCGCCGCCG ATGGAACAATCACAAAGTAACCACAGCCACAAGATAATGCTGTTCAAGATTCTCAAACTG GACTACGCCAGGCTCTCAACCAACTTTGAAAAGTGTCTTGGCTTGGGGCTTGCAAGATGGATCATTGATGCACGGATTTCATTCAATGCAATTCAATCGTCTTACTTTCAACCTGCCTTGGACGGCGTTGCTGCAATTGGACCTGGTTTCAAGGGACCGTCATATGATGAAATGAGAGTTCATTTGCTGGCCGATCTTAAGAAGGAGTGTCAGTTGCTTGTTGAAGGCTATAGGAGCTCGTGGAAAAGCACTGGTTGTACACTGATGGCAGATGGCTGGACTGATCAAAGGCAGCGTACATTAAATAATTTTCTAGTTTATTATCCTGCTGGTATGTCATTTGTTAAGTCTGTTGATGCTTCTGATATGATAAAAACTGTCGATACCTTGTTTAAATTGTTTGCTGAGGTTATTGAGTGGGTTGGGTCTAGTAACATTGTGCATGTGGTTACTGATAATGCTACGAATTATGTATCTGCTGGAAAACTCATTCATGAAAAGTATCCAAACATTTTTTGGTCTCCTTGTGCTGTTCACTGCATAAATCTTATTTTGAAAGACATAGCAAGTATTCCTCACATAGCTGACATTGCCTCTCATGCTTCAAAAGTGACTGC TATATATGATCATAAAGAAGACTTGCAATCATTGGTGGTAGACAAATATTTCACTTCTCATAAATTATTCAAGAGTGTTAATGGGAAGATGGTTAGCTCAATTATCTTGGATAGTAAATTTTGGGAGGATTGTATTACTACCGTTATGCTTGTTGGTCCTCTTATTAAGTTATTGAGACTTGTTGATGCTGATGAGAAACTTTCTCTGGGTATCGTGTATGAGGGCATGCAAAGAGTCAAAATTGCTATCAAGACAATGTTTAGAAATAGAAAATTTGCATACACACCTTATACAAGTATCTTGAAAATGCGGTGGGATAAGCATTTGAAGCGTGACCTCCATGCAGCAGCATACTTTTTGAATCCAGATTTCTTCTATAGTGAAGGGTTTGTTGAGAAGCCAAATATCTTGAAATCTTTGCTTGATTTATTTGATATTGAAACTCTTTGCGATGACTCAGTTGCCGCAATGCAAGAGATACAATTCTATTGA
- the LOC107638257 gene encoding isoflavone 2'-hydroxylase-like — MEIFSLLSSYSILHLAFFLFIITISINLVLKFHRLRLPPGPPCLPIIGNLHHLKRPLHHTLKSLSQKYGHVISLRFGSRLVVVVSSASAAEECFTKNDVILANRPRFLSGKYVLYDSTTLGSSSYGDHWRNLRRITTLHVLSTQRINDLCSSQIRRDEIMTLVRTLAAGHHHDDDDDFSEVELSSKFYEMTFNNIMKMISGGKHHDVEEGKEFRAVVTEFLQDYGSSNVNDFLAILRVVDFGGLKKRIRNIGEKTDRFLKGLIEEHRRNKKEQAEENMIDHLLTLQQSQPDYYPDHIIKGLALNMFLAGTDTSAVTLEWAMSCLLNHQDVMKKARDEMEKHVGQDRLLEESDLPKLSYLKNIIYETLRLYAPGPLLLPHLSSDDCTIGGYRVPRDTIVLTNAWHINRDPQTWCDATCFKPERFEKEGELEKLIVFGKGRRACPGEALALRTISFTLGVLIQCFDWKRIGDKEIDMREKIGFMLSRLVSLKAMCKPRPLIVNYLMQK, encoded by the exons ATGGAGATCTTTTCCTTGTTATCATCATACTCTATCCTTCATCTTGCATTCTTTCTTTTCATCATCACCATCAGCATTAACCTTGTGCTCAAATTCCACCGACTAAGGTTGCCACCCGGTCCACCTTGCCTCCCCATAATAGGCAACCTCCACCATCTCAAGAGGCCTCTCCACCACACTCTCAAGTCCCTCTCCCAAAAGTATGGCCACGTCATCTCCCTCCGGTTCGGCTCCCGCCTTGTGGTTGTCGTCTCATCAGCCTCTGCTGCCGAAGAATGCTTCACCAAGAATGACGTCATCCTTGCCAATCGACCGCGCTTCCTCTCAGGGAAGTACGTCTTATATGACTCCACCACCCTCGGCTCCAGTTCCTACGGCGATCACTGGCGCAACCTCCGCcgcatcaccaccctccatgtcCTTTCCACCCAACGCATCAACGACTTGTGCTCCTCCCAAATCCGAAGAGATGAGATCATGACTCTCGTTCGGACCCTTGCAGCAGGTCATCATCATGATGACGACGACGACTTTTCTGAGGTGGAGCTGAGTTCCAAGTTCTACGAAATGACATTCAACAACATCATGAAGATGATCTCTGGTGGGAAGCACCACGATGTTGAAGAAGGGAAGGAGTTTAGAGCGGTAGTTACTGAGTTTTTGCAAGACTATGGGTCTAGCAACGTGAACGATTTCTTGGCGATACTTAGGGTTGTTGATTTCGGTGGTTTGAAGAAGCGGATCAGGAATATTGGTGAGAAAACTGACAGGTTCTTGAAAGGACTGATTGAAGAGCATCGTCGCAACAAGAAGGAGCAGGCTGAAGAGAACATGATAGATCATCTCCTAACTCTGCAACAATCGCAGCCCGATTACTACCCTGATCACATCATCAAAGGCCTTGCTTTG AACATGTTTCTTGCTGGAACTGACACATCAGCAGTGACTTTAGAATGGGCAATGTCATGTTTACTGAACCATCAAGATGTAATGAAGAAGGCGAGAGATGAAATGGAAAAGCATGTAGGTCAAGACCGTTTGTTAGAAGAGTCAGATCTTCCAAAACTTTCATATCTCAAAAACATCATTTACGAGACTCTTCGATTGTATGCTCCTGGCCCTTTGCTACTCCCACACTTATCCTCAGATGATTGCACTATTGGGGGATACAGAGTTCCACGAGATACCATAGTGTTGACCAATGCATGGCATATCAATAGAGATCCTCAAACTTGGTGCGATGCTACATGTTTTAAGCCTGAGAGGTTTGAGAAAGAAGGAGAGTTAGAAAAATTAATTGTGTTTGGGAAGGGAAGGAGAGCTTGTCCGGGAGAAGCCTTGGCTTTGCGGACTATTAGCTTCACTTTGGGAGTATTAATTCAGTGCTTTGATTGGAAACGAATTGGTGATAAGGAGATTGATATGAGGGAGAAAATTGGATTTATGTTGTCAAGGTTAGTCTCATTAAAGGCCATGTGCAAACCACGTCCACTCATCGTCAACTATTTAATGCAGAAGTAA